A single region of the Bacillus cereus genome encodes:
- a CDS encoding helix-turn-helix transcriptional regulator — MENKMVEYRKKFGLSQEKLAEKLGVSRQTIISIEKGKYDPSLPLAFEIAKTFQTTIEHVFIYEGKEEEEKG, encoded by the coding sequence TTGGAAAATAAAATGGTCGAATACCGAAAAAAATTTGGACTATCTCAAGAAAAATTGGCTGAGAAACTTGGGGTTTCCAGACAAACCATCATTTCAATTGAAAAAGGGAAATATGATCCATCACTTCCATTAGCATTTGAAATAGCAAAAACATTTCAGACAACGATAGAACATGTATTTATTTATGAAGGAAAAGAAGAGGAGGAGAAAGGATGA
- a CDS encoding TcaA NTF2-like domain-containing protein, whose amino-acid sequence MIKNSSVFKSLTVSEKEETATNSYEVVKEQLKDYSKNYVQAHNEGDFSLVKKFYDEGTTTYVSTEDYIKHHTNKFKIDLYDITLQEAPERIGNSSTYNVKTDMEYRYDTKEKKIKEVVKNRTFQVTLTSNNQLIFNKTNAVGQSVCYNLNQPAGQNKIDCAETN is encoded by the coding sequence GTGATTAAAAATTCTAGTGTTTTTAAAAGTTTAACTGTTTCAGAGAAAGAAGAAACGGCTACGAATAGCTACGAAGTTGTTAAGGAACAACTGAAAGATTATTCGAAAAATTATGTGCAAGCACATAATGAGGGAGATTTTTCATTAGTTAAGAAATTTTATGATGAGGGAACTACTACATATGTATCTACAGAAGATTACATAAAACATCATACTAACAAATTCAAAATAGATCTGTATGATATTACGCTGCAAGAAGCACCTGAAAGAATAGGGAATTCAAGTACATATAACGTTAAAACTGATATGGAGTATCGATATGATACTAAAGAGAAGAAAATAAAGGAAGTGGTAAAAAATAGAACATTTCAAGTTACCCTTACTTCTAATAATCAATTAATTTTTAATAAGACAAATGCAGTTGGACAATCAGTTTGTTATAATCTAAATCAGCCAGCTGGTCAAAATAAGATAGATTGTGCTGAAACGAATTAA
- a CDS encoding DUF4047 domain-containing protein: MLKAPRKFKKMLILPCLCSITFYLGSQMMTYTEAAFIHETKVQATISTASIFPKTVDQLTEQAKQHKEVILHEYEEMKSKLTFTSTQELEQTLATWKQGREKIVAERELLQKVYVSIENPYNKVKEELKENKSESTKQVFSYVNAGFHIVKENCEYVDKEVNVQVIDKQIQAFEKLLVDETTKQKNLEESKKQEEEKKLEESKKQEEEKKLEESKKQEEEKKLEESKKQEEEKKLEESKKQEEAKKLEESKKQEEAKKLEESKKQEEAKKLEESKKQEEQKK; encoded by the coding sequence ATGCTGAAGGCACCTCGCAAATTCAAAAAGATGCTTATATTGCCATGTTTGTGCTCTATTACTTTTTATTTAGGTTCTCAAATGATGACTTATACCGAAGCAGCTTTCATTCATGAGACGAAAGTGCAGGCTACTATTTCTACAGCAAGTATTTTTCCAAAAACAGTTGATCAGTTAACAGAGCAAGCTAAGCAACATAAGGAAGTTATTTTGCATGAGTATGAAGAGATGAAATCAAAATTAACTTTCACTTCCACTCAAGAGCTAGAACAGACACTTGCTACGTGGAAACAAGGACGTGAGAAAATTGTTGCGGAGAGGGAACTGTTACAAAAAGTATATGTATCAATAGAAAATCCGTATAACAAAGTGAAAGAAGAGTTAAAGGAAAATAAAAGTGAATCCACTAAGCAAGTATTCTCTTATGTGAATGCGGGTTTTCATATAGTGAAAGAAAACTGTGAGTATGTTGATAAAGAGGTTAATGTACAGGTAATTGATAAACAAATTCAAGCTTTTGAGAAATTATTAGTAGATGAAACAACAAAGCAAAAGAACCTTGAAGAGAGTAAGAAACAGGAAGAAGAGAAAAAGCTAGAAGAGAGTAAGAAACAGGAAGAAGAGAAAAAGCTAGAAGAGAGTAAGAAACAAGAAGAAGAGAAAAAGCTAGAAGAGAGTAAGAAACAAGAAGAAGAGAAAAAGCTAGAAGAGAGTAAGAAGCAAGAAGAAGCGAAAAAACTAGAAGAGAGTAAGAAGCAAGAAGAAGCGAAAAAGCTAGAGGAAAGTAAGAAGCAAGAAGAAGCGAAAAAGTTAGAAGAGAGCAAGAAACAAGAAGAACAGAAGAAATAG
- a CDS encoding anti-repressor SinI family protein, producing the protein MYKDKADSLDQEWIDLILEALDAGIALQDIEHFFQRMKHTSQAQ; encoded by the coding sequence TTGTACAAAGATAAGGCTGACTCACTAGATCAAGAATGGATTGATTTAATACTTGAGGCTCTAGATGCTGGCATTGCCCTGCAAGATATTGAACACTTTTTTCAACGTATGAAGCATACGAGCCAGGCTCAATAG
- the sipW gene encoding signal peptidase I SipW: protein MKLIWKVISNVISFVLFAVMVCLAFVVISSKASGGDPTVMGYQFKSVLSGSMEPTFLTGSIIAIEPTKDGSKYQKGDVITFKEKDNKIVTHRIIGVKDINGKVMYETKGDNNNGPDLAPVLAENVIGKYADITVPYVGYGLNYASSKAGAALLLIIPGVFLLGYSAISIFGAIRSIDGEKKDKKVEQSV, encoded by the coding sequence ATGAAATTAATTTGGAAGGTGATTAGCAACGTTATCTCATTTGTTTTATTTGCAGTAATGGTTTGTTTAGCTTTTGTAGTTATTTCTTCAAAAGCTAGTGGTGGGGACCCGACAGTGATGGGCTATCAATTTAAAAGTGTTCTTTCAGGGTCGATGGAACCGACATTTTTAACAGGATCAATCATTGCGATCGAGCCAACGAAAGATGGTTCTAAATATCAAAAAGGTGATGTTATTACGTTTAAAGAGAAAGATAACAAAATTGTCACTCATCGTATTATCGGTGTGAAAGATATAAACGGAAAAGTAATGTATGAAACAAAAGGGGATAACAACAACGGACCAGATTTAGCACCAGTACTTGCAGAGAATGTAATCGGAAAATATGCAGATATTACAGTTCCATACGTTGGTTATGGACTGAATTATGCGAGTTCAAAAGCGGGAGCAGCATTACTTCTTATTATTCCAGGAGTCTTTTTACTTGGCTATTCCGCGATTTCTATTTTTGGCGCTATTCGTAGCATCGACGGAGAAAAGAAAGATAAAAAAGTAGAACAATCCGTCTAG
- the odhB gene encoding 2-oxoglutarate dehydrogenase complex dihydrolipoyllysine-residue succinyltransferase, producing MIEIKVPELAESITEGTISQWLINVGDKVEKGGSVVELETDKVNVEIIAEDSGIVSKLLGEPGDTVEVGATIAILDVNGAPVAVSTPAPPAEQPKQETTEAPKAEAPSAEQNKALQGLPNTNRPIASPAARKMARELGIDLNDVRSTDPLGRVRPHDVQAHAAAPKEAPAAPKSPAPAPVAKTEFEKPVERVKMSRRRQTIAKRLVEVQQTSAMLTTFNEVDMSAIMELRKERKDAFEKKHDVRLGFMSFFTKAVVAALKQFPLLNAEIQGDELIIKKFYDIGIAVAAPDGLVVPVVRDANQLNFAEIESEIRNLGMKARDNKLSLKELQGGTFTITNGGVFGSLMSTPILNSPQVGILGMHKIQVRPVAIDAERMENRPMMYLALSYDHRIVDGKEAVSFLVAVKDMLEDPKSLLLEG from the coding sequence ATGATCGAAATTAAAGTACCTGAGCTTGCAGAATCTATTACCGAAGGAACTATTTCACAATGGCTTATCAACGTAGGTGACAAAGTTGAGAAAGGTGGCAGCGTTGTTGAGCTTGAAACTGATAAAGTCAATGTAGAAATCATTGCAGAAGATTCAGGTATTGTATCGAAGTTACTAGGCGAACCTGGGGATACAGTTGAAGTTGGCGCAACTATCGCAATTTTAGATGTAAACGGAGCACCGGTTGCAGTAAGTACACCTGCACCACCTGCTGAGCAACCAAAACAAGAAACTACTGAAGCACCGAAAGCAGAAGCTCCAAGTGCTGAACAAAATAAAGCGTTACAAGGTTTACCAAATACAAATCGTCCTATCGCATCACCAGCTGCTCGTAAAATGGCTCGTGAGTTAGGAATCGACTTAAACGACGTACGCAGCACAGATCCACTTGGACGTGTGAGACCACATGATGTACAAGCTCACGCTGCAGCGCCAAAAGAAGCACCAGCTGCTCCAAAAAGTCCAGCTCCTGCTCCAGTTGCAAAAACTGAATTCGAAAAACCAGTTGAGCGTGTGAAAATGTCCCGCCGCCGTCAAACAATTGCAAAACGTCTTGTAGAAGTTCAACAAACGTCTGCAATGTTAACAACATTTAACGAAGTTGATATGAGTGCGATCATGGAATTACGTAAAGAACGCAAAGATGCTTTCGAGAAAAAACATGATGTGCGTCTTGGCTTTATGTCATTCTTCACAAAAGCAGTTGTGGCAGCATTAAAACAATTCCCATTATTAAATGCTGAAATTCAAGGCGATGAGCTTATCATTAAAAAATTCTATGATATCGGTATTGCAGTAGCAGCTCCAGATGGATTAGTTGTTCCAGTTGTACGCGATGCTAACCAATTAAACTTCGCTGAAATCGAAAGCGAGATTCGTAATTTAGGTATGAAAGCACGCGATAACAAACTTTCATTAAAAGAACTACAAGGTGGTACATTTACAATTACAAATGGTGGCGTGTTCGGTTCTCTAATGTCAACACCAATCCTAAATAGCCCACAAGTAGGTATTCTAGGAATGCACAAAATTCAAGTAAGACCAGTTGCAATTGATGCAGAACGTATGGAAAACCGTCCGATGATGTACCTTGCACTATCTTACGACCACCGTATTGTCGATGGTAAAGAGGCGGTTAGCTTCCTTGTTGCTGTTAAAGATATGCTTGAAGATCCAAAATCATTATTATTAGAAGGTTGA
- a CDS encoding DUF3976 domain-containing protein, translating into MQMMYAFGIGLVLFLAVFLFIRKDVQGGTLTKRGFYKMIGCLVVMFIAIIVMIVLINQSL; encoded by the coding sequence ATGCAAATGATGTATGCTTTTGGCATTGGGCTTGTATTATTTTTAGCCGTATTCTTATTTATTCGTAAAGATGTTCAAGGCGGGACGTTAACGAAAAGAGGATTTTATAAAATGATCGGCTGTCTAGTTGTTATGTTTATAGCGATTATCGTAATGATCGTTTTAATAAATCAGTCACTATAG
- the odhA gene encoding 2-oxoglutarate dehydrogenase E1 component yields MTRKNTTTNPWAKFHGPNLGYVIEQYDLYVTGAGSVDPELQELFEIFGAPSFQDDVVTGDNTATHFSPQNTGNIEKILKVVQLVEQIRSFGHTLAHINPMEDAANGQSLLEKAMNELSDADLKAIPAKTVWQDAPEGIHTAFDVIHRLKDVYTKSLAYEFSHIQDSEERVWLHQMVESNLLRQPLSNKKRTALLKRLTAVEGFEQFLHKTFVGQKRFSIEGVDMLVPVLDEIVSEGAKGGVEDVMIGMAHRGRLSVLAHVLEKPYGHMFAEFKHAKIEGAVANAGWTGDVKYHLGREQVVGNEEVSTRVTLANNPSHLEFVNPVVEGFARAAQENRKKSGLPEQDTSKSFVILVHGDAAFPGQGVVSETLNLSRLNAYQTGGTIHVIANNAVGFTTDSYDSRSTKYSSDLAKGFDIPIVHVNADDPEACLAAANLAIQYRTLFKKDFLIDLIGYRRYGHNEMDDPAVTQPQVYKKIKNHPTVRAIYADQLQSAGVLNADEIETITQFIQEELKAEYAQVPPADTSAATIHVKVPEVVAKGIQSIDTGISIDSLRAINEGLLSWPEGFNIYPKVKKILERRKDALEENGKIEWALAESLAFASILQEGTPIRLTGQDSQRGTFAHRHIVLHDTDTNETYSPLHRLPNINASFSVHNSPLSEAAVVGYEYGYNVFAPETLVMWEAQYGDFSNTAQALFDQYVSAGRAKWGQKSGLVLLLPHGYEGQGPEHSSARPERFLQLAAENNWTVANLTSAAQYFHILRRQASILGTEAVRPLVLMTPKSLLRHPLTLSTASQLSEGRFQPALEQENLGTKPNKVKRLVLSTGKMAIDLAAEIESGKHEYNLDEVHIVRIEQLYPFPAEKVQSIIKRFKNLEEIIWVQEEPRNMGAWHYMAPILFELAGDKVKTGYIGRPDRSSPSGGDPFAHKAEQELIVAHALDVKYNFRQDKQEIEVFSN; encoded by the coding sequence ATGACGAGGAAGAATACAACGACAAACCCTTGGGCCAAGTTCCATGGTCCGAACCTTGGTTATGTTATTGAACAGTATGATCTTTACGTAACTGGAGCAGGTTCTGTTGATCCGGAATTACAAGAGCTTTTTGAAATTTTTGGAGCTCCTTCGTTTCAAGATGATGTCGTAACAGGGGACAACACAGCAACACATTTTTCTCCTCAAAACACAGGGAACATTGAAAAGATTCTTAAAGTCGTTCAACTTGTTGAACAGATTCGTTCTTTCGGGCATACGTTGGCTCACATCAATCCGATGGAAGATGCTGCAAATGGACAATCTCTTCTTGAAAAAGCAATGAACGAACTGAGCGATGCTGATTTGAAAGCGATTCCAGCTAAAACAGTATGGCAAGATGCACCAGAGGGTATTCACACTGCATTTGATGTAATTCATAGATTAAAAGACGTTTATACAAAATCTTTAGCTTATGAATTCTCACATATACAAGATAGTGAAGAACGCGTGTGGTTGCATCAAATGGTGGAATCAAATTTATTGCGTCAACCATTATCAAATAAAAAACGAACTGCTCTTTTAAAACGTTTAACTGCTGTTGAAGGTTTCGAGCAATTCTTGCATAAAACATTCGTTGGTCAAAAACGTTTCTCAATAGAGGGCGTTGATATGCTTGTACCTGTACTAGATGAAATTGTTTCAGAAGGTGCTAAAGGCGGCGTTGAAGATGTCATGATTGGTATGGCTCACCGTGGTCGTCTAAGCGTACTCGCTCACGTACTAGAAAAACCATATGGTCACATGTTTGCTGAATTCAAACATGCAAAAATAGAAGGCGCAGTGGCAAATGCTGGCTGGACTGGCGACGTGAAATACCATTTAGGTAGAGAGCAAGTCGTTGGTAATGAAGAAGTTAGCACTCGCGTTACATTAGCAAATAACCCGAGTCATCTTGAGTTCGTTAACCCTGTTGTTGAAGGTTTCGCACGTGCAGCTCAAGAGAATCGTAAAAAATCTGGTCTTCCAGAACAAGATACTTCAAAATCATTCGTAATTTTAGTTCATGGTGATGCTGCATTCCCTGGTCAAGGTGTTGTGTCTGAAACACTCAACTTAAGCAGATTAAATGCATACCAAACTGGCGGAACGATTCATGTTATCGCTAATAATGCAGTCGGCTTTACGACTGATAGCTATGATTCTCGTTCTACTAAATACTCAAGCGACCTTGCAAAAGGTTTCGATATTCCGATTGTTCACGTAAACGCTGATGATCCGGAAGCTTGTCTTGCTGCTGCTAACCTTGCAATCCAATATCGTACGTTGTTCAAAAAAGACTTCTTAATCGATTTAATCGGTTACCGTCGATATGGTCATAACGAAATGGATGATCCAGCAGTTACGCAACCACAAGTGTACAAAAAAATTAAAAATCACCCAACTGTAAGAGCAATTTATGCAGATCAATTACAATCTGCTGGCGTTCTGAATGCAGATGAGATTGAAACAATTACTCAGTTTATACAAGAGGAATTAAAGGCTGAATACGCACAAGTGCCACCAGCTGATACGAGCGCTGCAACAATTCACGTTAAAGTTCCAGAGGTTGTTGCAAAAGGAATTCAATCGATTGACACTGGTATTTCAATTGACTCCCTTCGTGCAATTAATGAAGGACTATTATCTTGGCCTGAAGGATTTAACATATATCCGAAAGTGAAGAAAATTCTTGAGCGCCGTAAAGATGCTCTTGAAGAGAATGGTAAAATTGAATGGGCACTTGCTGAATCGTTAGCATTCGCTTCTATCTTACAAGAAGGCACGCCAATTCGTTTAACTGGTCAAGATTCACAGCGTGGTACATTTGCGCATCGTCATATCGTATTACACGATACTGATACAAACGAAACATATTCACCATTACATCGCTTACCGAACATTAACGCTTCATTCTCTGTTCATAACAGTCCGTTATCAGAAGCTGCTGTTGTTGGTTATGAATATGGTTATAACGTATTTGCTCCAGAAACTCTTGTTATGTGGGAAGCTCAATATGGTGACTTCTCAAATACTGCGCAAGCATTATTTGATCAATATGTTTCAGCAGGAAGAGCAAAATGGGGTCAAAAATCTGGTTTAGTTCTTCTATTACCACACGGTTATGAAGGTCAAGGGCCAGAACACTCTAGTGCACGTCCAGAGCGTTTCTTACAATTAGCTGCTGAGAATAACTGGACAGTTGCAAACTTAACGAGCGCGGCACAATACTTCCATATTTTACGTCGTCAAGCATCTATCTTAGGAACAGAAGCTGTTCGACCGTTAGTGCTTATGACGCCAAAGAGTTTATTACGTCATCCACTTACGCTTTCAACTGCTAGTCAGTTAAGCGAAGGACGTTTCCAACCTGCTTTAGAACAAGAAAACCTTGGTACAAAGCCAAATAAAGTAAAACGTCTTGTTTTAAGTACAGGTAAAATGGCGATTGACTTAGCTGCAGAAATTGAGTCTGGAAAACATGAGTACAACTTAGATGAAGTTCATATTGTTCGTATTGAACAGTTGTATCCATTCCCTGCTGAAAAAGTTCAATCTATTATTAAACGCTTTAAAAACTTAGAAGAAATTATTTGGGTTCAAGAAGAACCTCGTAATATGGGTGCATGGCATTACATGGCTCCAATTCTGTTCGAACTAGCTGGAGATAAAGTAAAAACAGGTTACATTGGACGCCCGGATCGTTCTAGCCCATCTGGTGGCGATCCATTCGCTCACAAAGCTGAGCAAGAACTAATTGTTGCACATGCTTTAGATGTGAAGTACAACTTCCGTCAAGATAAACAAGAAATTGAAGTTTTCAGCAACTGA
- the calY gene encoding biofilm matrix protein CalY — protein MSLKKKLGMGVASAALGLSLIGGGTFAFFSDKEVSNNTFAAGTLDLTLNPKTLVDIKDLKPGDSVKKEFLLKNSGTLAIKDVKLATKYSVTDAKNDNAGEDFGKHIKVKFLWNWDKQSEPVYETTLADLQNADPDLVAKDIFSPEWGEKGGLDAGTEDYLWVQFVFEDDGTDQNKFQGDSLNLEWTFNASQTDGEEK, from the coding sequence GTGAGTCTGAAAAAGAAATTAGGTATGGGAGTTGCATCAGCGGCATTGGGGTTATCTTTAATTGGTGGAGGAACATTTGCATTCTTTAGTGATAAAGAAGTATCGAACAATACATTTGCAGCTGGGACGTTAGATCTTACATTAAACCCTAAAACGCTTGTAGATATTAAAGATTTAAAACCAGGGGATTCTGTTAAGAAAGAGTTCTTATTAAAGAACAGCGGTACTTTAGCGATTAAAGACGTTAAATTAGCGACAAAGTACAGTGTTACAGATGCAAAAAACGATAATGCTGGTGAAGACTTTGGTAAGCACATTAAAGTGAAATTCCTTTGGAACTGGGATAAGCAAAGTGAGCCTGTATATGAAACAACTTTAGCGGATTTACAAAATGCTGATCCTGATCTTGTAGCTAAAGATATCTTTTCTCCAGAGTGGGGTGAAAAAGGTGGCTTAGACGCTGGAACAGAAGACTATCTATGGGTACAATTTGTATTCGAAGATGATGGTACAGATCAAAACAAATTCCAAGGCGATTCATTGAACTTAGAATGGACATTCAACGCAAGCCAAACAGATGGCGAAGAAAAATAA
- a CDS encoding helix-turn-helix domain-containing protein translates to MIGERIKRLRLQKGISLTELAEKAGVAKSYISSIERNLQKNPSIQFLEKIAAVLQIPVDTLLHDETTTESHLDSEWTQLVKDAMSSGVSKEQFREFLEFTQWKKNQQ, encoded by the coding sequence ATGATAGGAGAACGTATAAAACGCCTTCGTTTACAAAAAGGCATTTCACTAACAGAACTCGCCGAAAAAGCTGGTGTTGCTAAATCTTACATTAGTTCTATAGAACGAAATTTACAAAAAAACCCTTCCATCCAGTTTCTTGAAAAAATTGCAGCTGTTCTACAAATTCCAGTTGATACTTTACTTCACGATGAAACAACAACGGAAAGTCATCTAGACTCCGAATGGACCCAGCTTGTTAAAGATGCGATGAGCTCTGGTGTCTCAAAAGAACAGTTTCGTGAATTTCTCGAATTTACACAATGGAAGAAAAATCAACAATAA
- a CDS encoding D-alanyl-D-alanine carboxypeptidase family protein produces the protein MVNFKKISVFIMVICLFFLTPMTLYAETNIGVNPEQVAPPPAEGPNVFSQFATTIDAKTGDVLYDKNAHHRAFPASITKVLTAILLMEHTKPEDQFTFSQLALDQEKSNYQIEFQPGETINRNTALMILMVLSANDVSYAIAERIGGSVENFANMMNEKAKQLGAKDSHFVTPNGLHDPNHYTTPYDMAMITRGVQKYPEILQAMNTKRTTVTTSSQTVSIFNKSTYFENPYSIGGKTGFTNEARNTLVLLNEKDGNRIINVVMASQRPEIYEDLKQMAEYSFGQFVKQTVLDKHSWHQKTTYLNKDIDSELEKSVELMLKKDEGKNVRTAFRAASLDKDSLYHKGIHRGEVVGAVDITKNNQTIATINVLSKEDVTFTMPKKDTVEPEVKESNVKVISVGIGAIVLFGAILYVVLRRNNQGMKSEEK, from the coding sequence ATGGTAAATTTTAAGAAAATTTCGGTTTTTATTATGGTTATTTGTTTATTTTTTTTGACACCTATGACGTTATATGCTGAGACGAATATTGGAGTAAATCCGGAGCAAGTGGCACCGCCGCCTGCGGAAGGGCCGAATGTTTTTAGTCAGTTTGCGACTACGATTGATGCGAAAACAGGAGATGTGTTGTACGACAAAAATGCACATCATCGTGCGTTTCCTGCTAGTATAACGAAAGTGTTAACGGCGATTTTACTGATGGAACATACGAAGCCAGAGGATCAATTTACGTTTTCACAATTAGCATTAGATCAAGAGAAGAGTAATTATCAAATTGAGTTTCAACCTGGTGAAACTATTAATAGAAATACTGCACTTATGATTTTAATGGTGCTGAGTGCGAATGATGTGTCGTATGCGATTGCGGAGCGTATTGGAGGAAGTGTTGAAAATTTCGCTAATATGATGAATGAAAAGGCGAAACAATTAGGGGCGAAAGATAGCCATTTTGTAACGCCAAATGGACTGCATGATCCAAATCATTATACGACGCCATATGATATGGCCATGATTACAAGAGGGGTGCAGAAGTATCCTGAGATTTTACAAGCGATGAATACGAAAAGGACGACGGTTACGACGTCTAGCCAGACGGTTTCTATTTTTAATAAGTCTACTTATTTTGAAAATCCATATAGTATTGGTGGTAAGACGGGTTTTACGAATGAAGCGCGCAATACGCTCGTTTTATTAAATGAGAAAGATGGAAATCGTATTATAAATGTAGTAATGGCTTCTCAAAGACCTGAAATTTATGAAGATTTAAAGCAGATGGCGGAATATTCTTTTGGTCAATTTGTGAAGCAAACGGTACTAGATAAACATAGTTGGCATCAAAAGACAACGTATTTAAATAAAGATATTGATAGTGAACTTGAAAAAAGTGTAGAACTTATGCTTAAGAAAGATGAAGGGAAAAATGTGAGAACGGCTTTCCGGGCGGCTTCATTAGATAAAGATTCGTTGTATCATAAAGGAATCCACCGTGGTGAGGTAGTTGGTGCAGTGGATATCACGAAGAATAATCAAACAATTGCGACGATAAACGTTCTTTCAAAAGAAGATGTTACTTTTACGATGCCTAAAAAAGATACAGTTGAACCTGAAGTAAAGGAATCGAATGTGAAAGTGATAAGTGTTGGAATAGGTGCGATTGTATTATTTGGAGCGATTTTATATGTAGTGCTGCGCCGAAATAACCAAGGGATGAAATCAGAAGAAAAATAA
- a CDS encoding CalY family protein — MTLKKKLGMGIASAVLGAALVGGGTFAFFSDKEVSNNTFAAGTLDLSLNPSTVVNVSNLKPGDTIEKEFKLENKGSLDIKKVLLKTDYSVEDTKKDNKEDFGQHIKVTFLKNVDKHETIVKETTLDKLKGDTLTAVNNDLAAWFWDEKGISAGKSDKFKVKFEFVDNKKDQNEFQGDKLQLTWTFDAQQGDGETK; from the coding sequence ATGACTTTAAAGAAAAAATTAGGGATGGGTATCGCATCGGCAGTACTAGGAGCAGCTTTAGTTGGTGGAGGAACATTTGCATTCTTTAGCGATAAAGAAGTGTCAAATAATACATTTGCGGCTGGTACGCTTGATTTATCATTAAATCCATCAACAGTTGTTAACGTATCGAATTTAAAACCTGGTGATACAATTGAAAAAGAATTTAAACTAGAAAATAAAGGATCTTTAGATATTAAAAAGGTTCTATTAAAAACAGACTATAGTGTAGAAGATACGAAGAAAGATAATAAAGAAGATTTTGGCCAACATATTAAAGTAACATTCTTAAAAAATGTAGATAAGCATGAGACGATTGTGAAAGAAACTACATTAGATAAATTGAAGGGTGATACACTTACAGCAGTAAATAATGATTTAGCTGCTTGGTTCTGGGATGAAAAAGGTATTTCTGCAGGTAAATCTGATAAATTCAAAGTGAAATTTGAATTCGTTGATAATAAAAAAGACCAAAATGAATTCCAAGGCGACAAGTTACAATTAACTTGGACGTTTGATGCACAACAAGGCGATGGTGAAACGAAATAA